Proteins from one Deinococcus sp. AB2017081 genomic window:
- a CDS encoding CaiB/BaiF CoA transferase family protein → MTDLSLPLSGVRVADFSRVLTGPFATMLLGDLGADVIKIEPPGGDDTRGWGPPFQVGEGGRESSYFLSVNRNKRSVLLDLKTPEGLDAARKIVAGSDLLVENFRPGTLERLGLGWDDLHAAFPRLIYATITGFGLSGPYRDRAGYDVVAQGMGGMMSYNGDLGGRPLRVGVAVADVFSGALVTQAVLAALYQREKTGVGVRVDVNLLESVIALGSSQVGRYLATGEVPVPVGNDHRSIVPYGTVQCGDGFVNIAVGNDALWRRFCAALALTELGADARFATNEGRVTHRAELDVLMLGGLAAYTRQEVMDRLDVAGVPCGPVNDLAEVFADPHVQARGVAVTVPHPTLGETTVTSPPWRFGGEALPVRRAPPTAGQHTAEVLAELTAGP, encoded by the coding sequence ATGACTGACCTGTCCCTGCCCCTGTCCGGCGTGCGCGTGGCGGATTTCTCGCGCGTCCTGACCGGCCCGTTCGCCACCATGCTGCTGGGCGACCTGGGCGCGGACGTGATCAAGATCGAACCCCCGGGCGGCGACGACACGCGCGGCTGGGGGCCGCCGTTCCAGGTCGGGGAGGGGGGCCGCGAGTCCAGCTACTTCCTGAGCGTGAACCGCAACAAACGCAGCGTGCTGCTCGACCTCAAGACCCCGGAGGGCCTCGACGCCGCCCGGAAGATCGTGGCCGGCAGCGACCTCCTGGTCGAGAACTTCCGGCCGGGCACGCTGGAGCGCCTGGGCCTGGGTTGGGACGACCTGCACGCCGCGTTTCCCCGCCTGATCTACGCGACCATCACGGGCTTCGGGCTGAGCGGCCCGTACCGCGACCGGGCCGGGTACGACGTCGTGGCGCAGGGCATGGGCGGCATGATGAGCTACAACGGCGACCTCGGCGGCCGGCCCCTGCGGGTGGGTGTGGCCGTCGCGGACGTGTTCAGCGGCGCCCTGGTCACGCAGGCGGTGCTGGCGGCACTGTACCAGCGGGAGAAGACCGGGGTGGGCGTGCGGGTGGACGTGAATCTGCTCGAGAGCGTCATCGCGCTGGGTTCGTCGCAGGTGGGCCGGTACCTCGCCACGGGAGAGGTGCCGGTGCCGGTCGGGAATGACCACCGGTCCATCGTTCCGTACGGCACCGTGCAGTGCGGCGACGGTTTCGTCAACATCGCGGTGGGGAACGACGCGCTGTGGCGGCGCTTCTGCGCCGCGCTGGCCCTGACCGAACTCGGCGCGGATGCCCGCTTCGCCACGAACGAGGGCCGCGTGACCCACCGCGCGGAGCTCGATGTCCTGATGCTGGGCGGCCTCGCGGCGTACACGAGGCAGGAGGTCATGGATCGGCTCGACGTGGCGGGCGTCCCCTGCGGCCCCGTGAACGACCTCGCGGAGGTCTTCGCCGATCCGCACGTGCAGGCGCGGGGCGTGGCCGTGACCGTCCCGCATCCCACGCTGGGCGAGACGACCGTGACGTCGCCCCCGTGGCGCTTCGGCGGGGAGGCGCTGCCGGTGCGCCGCGCTCCACCCACCGCGGGCCAGCACACAGCCGAGGTGCTCGCGGAGCTGACAGCCGGGCCGTGA
- a CDS encoding phosphohydrolase, giving the protein MTLSVAAEAFARPFYTEGHRHYHTAAHVQAVIHSLRVRGVLTPDLELAAWGHDLIYDPRAADNEQRSADVFGAWLAAQGATDDLQTEVRALILATRHTSPPSGRSEALFVDADLGVLGASPDDFAAYDHAIRREYAHVPDDLYRAGRTRVLRHFLNRERLYTTPEFAGLEAQARVNLEGAVGRLETE; this is encoded by the coding sequence ATGACGCTGTCGGTGGCAGCTGAGGCTTTTGCCCGCCCCTTCTATACCGAAGGGCACCGCCACTACCACACCGCCGCGCACGTTCAGGCCGTCATTCACAGCCTGCGCGTGCGCGGCGTCCTGACGCCCGACCTGGAACTCGCCGCGTGGGGCCACGACCTGATCTACGACCCCAGGGCTGCCGACAACGAGCAGCGCAGCGCGGACGTGTTCGGCGCGTGGCTGGCCGCCCAGGGGGCCACGGACGACCTCCAGACCGAGGTGCGGGCGCTGATCCTCGCCACACGGCACACCTCTCCTCCGTCCGGGCGCTCAGAGGCGCTGTTCGTGGATGCTGACCTGGGCGTCCTGGGCGCGTCGCCGGACGACTTCGCCGCCTACGACCACGCCATCCGCCGGGAATACGCCCATGTGCCCGACGACCTCTATCGGGCTGGCCGGACACGGGTGCTCCGGCACTTCCTGAACAGGGAGCGCCTCTACACCACGCCGGAATTCGCCGGTCTGGAGGCGCAGGCGCGGGTGAATCTGGAGGGGGCGGTGGGGCGGCTGGAGACGGAGTGA
- a CDS encoding ROK family protein translates to MTTPFSQEAVSIGVDVGGTKIATGVLRGDELHDRHVQPTPETGWEAVLDAIAAQVSVLQARHPDARLVGVGIPGPLNSDRTRVKFAPNIYGFTDVPMVDGLRERLGQRIMLENDAKAAALAEAHLGAARGSESSIYVTVSTGIGAGIVLNGRIWRGRHGIAGELGHVTVMPGGPVSGAGLDGALEAIASGTAIARDASYALNRDVSTAEAFELAQQGHPGARRVVQQAMKHIGVALADLQKVIDPEVFVIGGGVASVGDYFFLNVQKAADEYAQGFAPVTIRRAQLGPDAGVIGAALAAQHS, encoded by the coding sequence ATGACCACCCCCTTTTCCCAGGAAGCTGTCAGCATCGGTGTCGATGTCGGCGGCACCAAGATCGCCACCGGCGTCCTGCGCGGCGACGAACTGCATGACCGCCACGTCCAGCCCACCCCCGAGACCGGCTGGGAGGCCGTACTGGACGCCATCGCCGCGCAGGTGAGTGTCCTCCAGGCCCGGCATCCGGATGCCCGGCTGGTGGGTGTGGGCATTCCGGGACCACTGAACAGCGACCGCACCCGCGTGAAGTTCGCACCGAACATCTACGGCTTCACCGACGTGCCCATGGTGGACGGCCTGCGCGAGCGCCTGGGCCAGCGCATCATGCTCGAAAACGATGCCAAGGCCGCCGCCCTGGCCGAGGCCCACCTGGGCGCGGCCCGCGGTTCCGAGAGCAGCATCTACGTGACGGTCAGCACCGGCATCGGTGCGGGCATCGTCCTGAACGGGCGCATCTGGCGCGGGCGGCACGGGATCGCCGGGGAACTCGGGCACGTGACCGTCATGCCCGGCGGCCCGGTCAGCGGCGCGGGCCTGGACGGAGCGCTGGAGGCCATCGCGTCGGGCACCGCCATCGCCCGCGACGCCAGCTACGCCCTGAACCGCGACGTGTCCACCGCCGAGGCCTTCGAACTCGCGCAGCAGGGCCACCCCGGTGCGCGGCGCGTGGTGCAGCAGGCCATGAAGCACATCGGCGTGGCGCTGGCCGACCTCCAGAAGGTCATCGACCCCGAGGTCTTCGTGATCGGCGGCGGGGTCGCCAGCGTGGGCGACTACTTCTTCCTGAACGTGCAGAAGGCCGCCGACGAATACGCGCAGGGCTTCGCGCCCGTGACGATCCGCCGCGCCCAGCTGGGGCCGGACGCGGGCGTGATCGGCGCGGCGCTGGCGGCGCAGCACAGCTGA
- a CDS encoding DNA/RNA non-specific endonuclease produces MYQPHTLQRIVESRLDDTRAQRVHSRVEIVAGRPDLAEDDPRRRARFEARMSGEAPVDAEKVWGSVDFVEAVFLDLGARAARAVARIVTDQGRTPLGTGFLVSPGVLITNNHVLEDVASAAGAWVQFNYELADDFTPRAPDVYALRPDVFFHAVSWRDLDFTLVAVGEQLRGGGTLAAQGYCPLSDRPDKHAKGATVNIVQHPGGDYKKLVLRGNRIVARTERVLHYEADTEGGSSGSPVFNDAWEVVALHHWGAPHLSTVDEDGRPLGTLVNEGVRISAIVAALRAALPGLPDTARVYVQAVLDAAGPARPQPAPVPDVLRPAAPERVRIDRDYANRRGYDAAFLPGLSVPLADIVAPVLAQVAPLPDGGTALAYQHFSVVMSAARRLAVVTATNIDGSTYIPIDRDTGLPARADAEGDAWFEDSRIDPARTVTQAFYSANSSFFDRGHLTRRSDPTWGTPEKAARANADTFHFTNCAPQHWLFNQSLRYWQGIERHYLEFGATLDRSRLSVLQGPVFAPDDPVYTDTAGRDVPVPVQFWKLVLRVQDGVPRATAFLASQRDLLALPRRPVQPGADGAVPDVTTFLTSVAHLQELTGLDFTALIPHDTFVTPSPAEAMPLRAVTSWADLP; encoded by the coding sequence ATGTACCAGCCACACACCCTTCAGCGCATCGTCGAGAGCCGCCTGGATGACACGCGGGCACAGCGCGTGCATTCCCGGGTCGAGATCGTCGCCGGCCGTCCCGACCTGGCCGAGGACGATCCGCGTCGCCGCGCCCGCTTCGAGGCGCGCATGAGCGGGGAGGCGCCGGTGGACGCCGAGAAGGTCTGGGGCAGCGTCGATTTCGTCGAGGCGGTGTTCCTTGACCTGGGCGCCCGGGCGGCCAGGGCCGTCGCCCGGATCGTGACGGATCAGGGCCGCACTCCCCTGGGCACGGGGTTTCTGGTGAGTCCCGGTGTCCTGATCACCAACAACCACGTGCTGGAGGATGTCGCCAGTGCGGCCGGGGCGTGGGTTCAGTTCAACTACGAACTGGCGGACGACTTCACGCCGCGCGCCCCGGACGTGTATGCCCTGCGCCCGGACGTGTTCTTCCACGCGGTCAGCTGGAGGGATCTGGACTTCACGCTGGTCGCCGTGGGCGAGCAGCTTCGCGGCGGGGGCACGCTGGCCGCACAGGGCTACTGTCCCCTGAGCGACCGCCCCGACAAGCACGCCAAGGGGGCCACCGTGAACATCGTGCAGCATCCCGGCGGGGACTACAAGAAACTCGTGCTGCGCGGCAACCGCATCGTGGCCCGCACCGAGCGTGTGCTGCACTACGAGGCCGACACCGAGGGCGGCTCCAGCGGCTCGCCGGTCTTCAACGACGCGTGGGAGGTCGTGGCCCTGCACCACTGGGGGGCCCCGCACCTGAGCACGGTGGACGAGGACGGCCGGCCGCTGGGCACGCTGGTGAACGAGGGCGTGCGGATCAGCGCCATCGTGGCGGCCCTGCGTGCGGCGCTGCCGGGGCTGCCGGACACGGCCCGCGTGTACGTGCAGGCCGTGCTCGACGCCGCCGGCCCGGCACGGCCACAGCCTGCCCCGGTGCCGGACGTGCTGCGGCCCGCCGCACCGGAGCGTGTGCGGATCGACCGGGACTACGCCAACCGGCGCGGCTACGACGCGGCCTTCCTGCCCGGCCTGAGCGTTCCCCTGGCCGATATCGTGGCTCCCGTGCTGGCGCAGGTCGCGCCGCTGCCGGACGGCGGCACGGCACTGGCGTACCAGCACTTCAGCGTGGTGATGAGCGCGGCGCGGCGGCTCGCCGTCGTGACCGCCACGAACATCGACGGCAGCACCTACATTCCCATCGACCGTGACACCGGTCTGCCCGCCCGCGCCGACGCCGAGGGCGATGCGTGGTTCGAGGATTCCCGGATCGACCCGGCCCGGACGGTCACGCAGGCGTTCTACTCGGCCAACAGTTCCTTCTTTGATCGGGGACACCTGACGCGCCGCAGCGATCCCACCTGGGGCACCCCCGAGAAGGCCGCCCGCGCCAATGCCGATACCTTCCACTTCACCAACTGCGCGCCGCAGCACTGGCTGTTCAACCAGTCGCTGCGGTACTGGCAGGGCATCGAGCGCCACTACCTGGAATTCGGGGCGACCCTCGACCGCTCGCGCCTGAGTGTGCTCCAGGGGCCGGTGTTCGCCCCGGACGATCCTGTGTACACCGACACGGCCGGGCGCGACGTGCCGGTGCCGGTGCAGTTCTGGAAACTCGTGCTGCGCGTGCAGGACGGTGTGCCGCGCGCCACCGCCTTCCTCGCGTCGCAGCGGGATCTGCTGGCCCTGCCCCGGCGGCCCGTCCAGCCCGGTGCCGACGGCGCGGTGCCCGATGTCACGACCTTCCTGACCTCCGTGGCGCACCTGCAGGAACTCACCGGGCTGGACTTCACGGCACTGATCCCGCACGACACCTTCGTCACCCCGTCACCGGCCGAGGCGATGCCGCTGCGGGCGGTCACGTCCTGGGCCGACCTGCCATGA
- a CDS encoding GGDEF domain-containing protein, whose amino-acid sequence MTSSSPDDRPVSPDAGSQRRALLLLSVLADVIHVITLVYLWQQGSPRVTQAAASLAITAVLTALTLWSAVPLRRLQQVAVALVCVLLHVNLWSVFQTQRPISSGLLIHVVILALFAYTWLPPRVATAVVGGSYVILACAAAVSRAPDVPGVLLVGITLPLVWYLTVHGREVSRERGRSETMRILAYRDPLTGVQNRRAGSELLHTLLTRPAGHPGATPDAEVAVALIDLDHFKRINDTLGHQQGDRVLVAVADSLVLSFAPDGTVVRWGGEEFLVILTGQTRAAVRQHVDAALDAVRALHQGGLPVITISAGLAFSGETRDPVALLDLADGRLYRAKAAGRDRVH is encoded by the coding sequence GTGACCAGTTCCAGCCCTGACGACCGCCCGGTGTCGCCGGACGCCGGCAGCCAGCGTCGGGCGCTGCTGCTGCTGTCGGTGCTGGCCGACGTGATTCACGTCATCACGCTGGTCTACCTGTGGCAGCAGGGCAGTCCGCGCGTCACGCAGGCGGCGGCCAGTCTGGCCATCACCGCCGTGCTCACGGCCCTGACGCTGTGGTCGGCCGTGCCCCTGCGGCGGCTCCAGCAGGTGGCGGTCGCCCTGGTCTGCGTGCTGCTGCACGTGAACCTGTGGAGCGTGTTCCAGACCCAGCGGCCCATCTCCTCGGGGCTTCTGATCCATGTGGTGATCCTGGCGCTGTTCGCGTATACCTGGCTGCCGCCGCGTGTGGCCACGGCCGTGGTGGGCGGCAGTTACGTGATCCTGGCGTGCGCCGCGGCGGTGTCGCGTGCGCCGGACGTACCGGGCGTGCTGCTGGTGGGCATCACGCTGCCCCTGGTGTGGTACCTGACCGTGCACGGCCGCGAGGTCAGCCGCGAACGTGGGCGCAGCGAGACCATGCGGATCCTGGCCTACCGCGACCCCCTGACCGGCGTGCAGAACCGCCGCGCCGGCAGCGAACTCCTGCACACGCTGCTGACCCGTCCGGCGGGCCACCCGGGCGCGACGCCGGACGCCGAGGTGGCGGTCGCCCTGATCGACCTCGATCACTTCAAACGCATCAACGACACGCTGGGACACCAGCAGGGCGACCGGGTGCTGGTGGCCGTGGCGGACTCGCTCGTCCTGAGTTTCGCGCCGGACGGCACGGTTGTCCGGTGGGGCGGCGAGGAGTTCCTGGTGATCCTGACCGGTCAGACCCGCGCCGCAGTGCGCCAGCACGTCGATGCTGCGCTCGACGCCGTGCGGGCCCTGCACCAGGGCGGCCTGCCGGTCATCACCATCAGTGCCGGGCTGGCCTTCTCCGGCGAGACCCGCGACCCCGTGGCGCTGCTCGATCTGGCCGATGGCCGGCTGTACCGGGCCAAGGCGGCGGGCCGCGACCGCGTGCACTGA
- a CDS encoding class I SAM-dependent methyltransferase, with product MDDLPATAFRRADESPDELFYRQPRFVTHIDAGAIAAVTDLYREFLPPGGRVLDLMSSWISHLPPEVAYAQVVGLGLNQEELAANGRLNGIVVQNLNTRPRLPFEDGSFDAAGITVSIDYLTHPVAVLRDLGRVLVPGGPVVITFSNRCFPTKAVSVWHGLDDQGHVALVQRYLEAAGNWTEIQGLDRSPRQGHRRTGDPLYAVVGRATGPAS from the coding sequence ATGGACGACCTGCCTGCCACCGCCTTCCGCCGCGCGGACGAATCCCCGGACGAACTGTTCTACCGCCAGCCCCGCTTCGTGACCCACATCGACGCCGGGGCGATCGCCGCCGTCACCGACCTGTACCGCGAGTTCCTGCCGCCGGGCGGGCGCGTGCTCGACCTGATGAGCAGCTGGATCAGCCACCTGCCGCCCGAGGTGGCCTACGCCCAGGTGGTCGGGCTGGGGCTGAACCAGGAGGAACTGGCGGCCAATGGGCGTCTGAACGGAATCGTGGTGCAGAACCTGAACACCCGCCCACGCCTGCCCTTCGAGGACGGCAGCTTCGACGCAGCGGGCATCACTGTGTCCATCGACTACCTGACCCATCCGGTCGCCGTGCTGCGTGACCTGGGCCGCGTGCTGGTGCCGGGCGGGCCGGTGGTGATCACGTTCTCGAACCGCTGCTTCCCGACCAAGGCGGTCTCGGTGTGGCACGGCCTGGACGACCAGGGGCATGTGGCGCTGGTGCAGCGCTATCTGGAAGCGGCCGGCAACTGGACGGAGATCCAGGGACTCGACCGCAGTCCCCGGCAGGGCCATCGCCGGACGGGCGATCCCCTGTACGCGGTGGTCGGCCGGGCCACGGGGCCGGCGTCCTGA
- a CDS encoding nitronate monooxygenase, which translates to MTALTDPPHAPLPRIIQGGMGVAISGWELARAVSSMGELGVISATGIDNLLVRRLQDGDPGGHVRQALAAYPDQDRAQKAVADYYLESGRESGQSYKRVPLPSLRNHRVAWELAVMGGFVEVWLAKQGHANPVGANLLTKLQMHTLPALYGCLLAGVDTVIMGAGIPRDIPGVLDAFAQGKAASIRLDIKGDSTGEPVLLTFDPAEYGFGGRTLTRPRFYPIVTSHVLASVLAKKATGSIEGFIIEAPTAGGHNAPPRGTVTYDETGQPIYGERDLADLNEMRKIGLPFWLAGGSGSPEALRAALEQGAAGIQVGTLFAYCRESGFDADLRTQVQERAQSQRLQVYTDPLASPTGFPFKVVTLPDTLSNEELYRERPRICDIGYLREAYRDEVGKVGLRCPAEPVDAFLSKDGKLEDTVGRKCLCNALMADAGHAQIQKSGYEELPLLTSGDGVSALTDWPVGYTAADVVAYLRGGLA; encoded by the coding sequence ATGACTGCACTCACTGATCCCCCCCACGCCCCGCTGCCCCGCATCATCCAGGGTGGCATGGGCGTTGCCATCTCCGGCTGGGAGCTTGCACGCGCCGTGTCCAGTATGGGCGAGCTCGGCGTGATCTCTGCCACCGGCATCGATAACCTCCTCGTGCGCCGCCTCCAGGACGGCGATCCCGGCGGGCATGTCCGCCAGGCGCTGGCCGCGTATCCGGATCAGGATCGTGCCCAGAAGGCCGTGGCCGACTACTACCTGGAGAGCGGCCGGGAGAGCGGCCAGAGCTACAAGCGCGTGCCGCTGCCCAGCCTGAGAAACCACCGCGTCGCGTGGGAACTGGCGGTCATGGGCGGCTTCGTTGAGGTGTGGCTGGCCAAGCAGGGCCACGCCAACCCCGTCGGCGCGAACCTGCTGACCAAACTCCAGATGCACACCCTGCCCGCGCTGTACGGCTGCCTGCTCGCCGGGGTGGACACGGTCATCATGGGGGCCGGCATTCCCCGTGACATCCCCGGCGTCCTCGACGCCTTCGCGCAGGGGAAGGCCGCCTCGATCCGCCTGGACATCAAGGGCGACTCGACCGGCGAGCCCGTGCTCCTGACCTTCGACCCGGCCGAGTACGGTTTCGGCGGGCGCACCCTGACCCGGCCCCGTTTCTATCCCATCGTCACGTCGCATGTGCTGGCCAGCGTGCTCGCCAAGAAGGCCACGGGCAGCATCGAGGGGTTCATCATCGAGGCGCCCACGGCTGGCGGGCACAACGCCCCCCCACGCGGCACGGTGACCTACGACGAGACCGGCCAGCCCATCTACGGCGAACGCGACCTGGCCGACCTGAACGAGATGCGCAAGATCGGCCTGCCCTTCTGGCTGGCCGGCGGCAGCGGCTCGCCCGAGGCCCTGCGCGCCGCCCTGGAGCAGGGGGCCGCCGGCATCCAGGTCGGCACGCTGTTCGCGTACTGCCGGGAATCCGGCTTCGACGCCGACCTGCGCACGCAGGTGCAGGAGCGGGCCCAGAGCCAGCGCCTCCAGGTCTACACCGATCCGCTGGCGTCGCCCACCGGCTTTCCCTTCAAGGTCGTCACCCTGCCTGACACCCTGAGCAACGAGGAGCTGTACCGGGAACGCCCCCGTATCTGCGACATCGGCTACCTGCGTGAGGCCTACCGCGACGAGGTCGGCAAGGTCGGCCTGCGCTGCCCCGCCGAACCCGTCGATGCCTTCCTGAGCAAGGACGGCAAGCTGGAGGACACCGTGGGCCGCAAGTGCCTGTGCAACGCCCTGATGGCCGATGCCGGGCACGCCCAGATCCAGAAGTCCGGCTATGAGGAGCTGCCCCTGCTGACCAGCGGGGACGGCGTCAGTGCGCTCACCGACTGGCCGGTCGGGTACACGGCGGCCGATGTGGTGGCGTATCTGCGGGGTGGACTGGCGTAG
- a CDS encoding acyl-CoA thioesterase, translated as MTQGSTAAPGRIPALNWQDARRCTIQLRYSDLDAMGHINNARYAEYLEVARMDLSAALGIRDVDDLSVLARLELDYVGELRLGQEVVIESLVERVGRTSWVVVSRFVADGVPCAFARSVQVSVDEAHAPRVLPPEFAQRVASVRVRP; from the coding sequence ATGACGCAAGGCTCCACCGCCGCCCCCGGGCGCATCCCGGCGCTGAACTGGCAGGACGCCCGGCGCTGTACCATCCAGCTGCGCTACAGCGACCTGGACGCCATGGGGCACATCAACAACGCCCGCTACGCAGAATATCTGGAGGTCGCCCGCATGGACCTGTCGGCGGCACTGGGGATCCGGGACGTGGATGACCTGTCCGTGCTGGCACGGCTGGAACTGGACTACGTGGGCGAACTGCGCCTGGGCCAGGAGGTCGTGATCGAGTCGCTGGTCGAGCGCGTGGGCCGGACGAGCTGGGTGGTCGTGTCGCGCTTCGTTGCAGACGGCGTGCCGTGTGCCTTCGCCCGCAGCGTGCAGGTCAGCGTGGACGAGGCACACGCTCCCCGCGTGCTGCCGCCGGAATTCGCGCAGCGGGTCGCGTCCGTGCGGGTGCGCCCATGA